Proteins from a genomic interval of Candidatus Poribacteria bacterium:
- a CDS encoding sodium:solute symporter family protein — translation MSLAVISIYLVMVLVLGALSHKLFRNTGEDYFVASRTINWFILLMTLFGTNMTAFSILGASGEAYHRGIGVFALMASSSAIVVPCVFLFIGTRLWRLGKRFGYVTQVQYFRDRWESDGLGLLLFIVFVLLLIPYLLIGVMGGGGTLATLTEGQIPQWLGGLLICAVVLCYVTYSGMRGTAWVNTFQTLVFMVLGGITFFVITHRMGGFSNAIAKVDTGLLMQAEHIKPLELLTYLCVPLCVGMFPHIFSHFLTAKDVGTFRYAIILYPLCIAVVWIPSVLLGILGNVDVPGLQGAQANNVLIQMIHIHAPGVLAGFLGAGVFAAIMSSLDSQSLAIGSMFTHDIVGHYRREAFSERQRVWVGRLFVSGVLFVTYLISLIATPSIFRLAVWSFTGFAGLFPIVVAALFWQRSTKHGVFAAILSVILLWLYFFLQNWQTPGYSVGGIGIMPAAILVAVSSVVLIIVSVFTKPPKLQTLEKFFNQ, via the coding sequence ATGAGCCTGGCAGTCATTTCTATATACCTCGTGATGGTCTTGGTTCTCGGTGCGTTGAGCCATAAACTTTTCCGAAATACCGGAGAAGATTATTTTGTTGCGAGTCGGACGATTAATTGGTTTATCCTGTTGATGACGCTGTTTGGCACGAACATGACGGCGTTCTCAATCCTCGGTGCGTCGGGTGAAGCCTACCATAGGGGTATCGGTGTTTTTGCACTGATGGCTTCTTCCTCGGCGATAGTTGTGCCGTGTGTGTTCCTCTTTATTGGGACGCGTCTGTGGCGACTTGGAAAGCGGTTTGGCTATGTAACACAGGTCCAATACTTCCGCGATCGGTGGGAATCCGATGGTTTAGGGCTGCTCCTCTTCATCGTGTTTGTGTTGCTGCTCATCCCGTATCTGTTGATCGGTGTGATGGGCGGTGGCGGAACCTTAGCGACACTCACAGAGGGTCAAATTCCACAATGGCTCGGTGGCTTACTCATATGTGCAGTCGTGTTGTGTTATGTTACTTACAGCGGTATGCGAGGCACTGCGTGGGTGAACACGTTCCAAACGCTCGTTTTCATGGTCCTCGGAGGCATCACCTTTTTCGTCATCACGCATCGGATGGGCGGGTTTTCAAATGCTATCGCTAAGGTGGACACGGGTTTATTGATGCAGGCGGAGCATATCAAGCCGTTGGAACTTTTGACCTATCTCTGTGTTCCACTCTGTGTCGGCATGTTTCCACATATCTTTTCACATTTCCTAACGGCGAAGGATGTCGGGACATTCCGGTATGCGATCATTTTGTATCCGTTGTGTATTGCGGTTGTATGGATTCCGAGTGTATTGCTCGGAATACTCGGAAACGTAGATGTCCCAGGTTTGCAAGGCGCCCAAGCGAACAATGTGCTAATTCAGATGATCCATATACACGCCCCCGGGGTTTTAGCTGGGTTTTTGGGCGCAGGGGTCTTCGCGGCGATTATGTCGTCGTTGGATTCGCAATCGCTCGCTATCGGGAGTATGTTCACGCACGATATTGTCGGACATTACCGCCGAGAGGCGTTTTCGGAGCGGCAACGGGTGTGGGTAGGACGGTTATTTGTGAGCGGCGTGCTTTTTGTTACCTATCTCATCTCGCTCATCGCGACACCGAGTATTTTTAGGCTTGCTGTTTGGTCGTTCACCGGGTTTGCGGGTCTCTTTCCGATTGTCGTTGCGGCGTTGTTCTGGCAGCGTAGCACAAAGCACGGTGTGTTCGCCGCAATCCTGAGTGTAATTCTGTTATGGCTCTATTTCTTTCTCCAAAACTGGCAGACACCCGGGTATAGTGTCGGTGGTATCGGGATTATGCCTGCTGCGATTCTGGTCGCTGTTTCGTCTGTGGTATTGATAATTGTATCTGTGTTCACAAAACCTCCGAAATTACAAACACTTGAAAAGTTTTTTAATCAATGA
- a CDS encoding TRAP transporter fused permease subunit — MLKLRQLCGSSSITYRITNSLNALKNYIFLSVSVLLCLFILAEVNYPQLTPQSELALFAMLGLIVVFLRYPMHPRFARNRAFQFLDALLIGSVILCFGYVFVQTEPVFQAFWLDGKSLGDRAGAEVSLDYIIGGLGLLLILEATRRSIGVTLSLLSLAFLLYAGFGQFMPDWLFPHRGYSVQRIVSQTFLHSQGAFGIALRVMFTYVFLFVLFGTLLERTGATNYVLDLARRVFGSSAGAPAKVAVLSSGMMGSLSGSAVANTATTGTFTIPLMRRAGFQPAIAGGIEAAASSGGALVPPIMGAAAYMMLEIVEPAVTYLEIIKAALLPAVLYYTGMLCMVHFSAQLASRKLAVESAARSRRHAPEIPLHSSEEVKDEKHGKLLTLQGGIFLAAFVTLIGVLLMGATAFRAVSWSLLVVVAISLLDFLIRRILGRHSTEGEETAPLQVGVGISDLRKGINFLISPCERAAQSGVSLIAAAACVGIILGVVTLTGIGGKLPSAILPLAATNLMLALFFLMISTIILGMGLPSSVCYLLMAILVGPVLLDLGVVPLAAHFFIFYFGMMSMVTPPVALAAYAASAIAGSGIMATGFAAFRFALVGFALPYAFVLRPALLWLSESGGTPGLWTVFLNFSLTLIGTVILATAIAGYIFNKLSLWARCILFVAAFILFFAPTGLQFIWIHGIVILASIAVFYYNWRTKGATYETSD; from the coding sequence CTGCTAAAATTAAGACAGTTGTGTGGGAGTTCATCGATCACCTATCGGATAACAAATTCGCTCAATGCATTGAAAAATTACATCTTTCTTTCAGTTTCGGTGCTGCTGTGCCTCTTTATCTTAGCCGAGGTCAACTATCCGCAACTGACACCGCAATCGGAGTTAGCACTCTTCGCGATGCTGGGCTTAATAGTGGTATTTCTGAGATACCCTATGCATCCCCGTTTTGCGCGCAACCGTGCTTTCCAATTTTTGGATGCGTTGCTCATAGGCAGTGTGATTCTCTGTTTCGGCTACGTTTTTGTTCAGACGGAACCGGTTTTTCAGGCGTTCTGGTTGGATGGAAAGTCCCTCGGGGACCGGGCGGGGGCAGAGGTATCACTGGATTACATCATCGGCGGGCTCGGACTTCTCTTAATCTTGGAGGCGACCCGCCGTTCTATTGGGGTAACACTCTCACTGCTCTCTCTTGCATTTCTGCTCTATGCCGGCTTTGGACAGTTTATGCCGGATTGGCTGTTCCCGCATCGCGGCTATTCCGTTCAACGCATCGTGAGTCAGACGTTTTTGCACAGTCAAGGGGCATTTGGCATCGCACTGCGGGTAATGTTCACGTATGTCTTTCTGTTTGTGTTGTTCGGGACGTTGTTGGAGCGGACAGGCGCGACGAATTATGTCTTGGATTTGGCGAGGCGCGTGTTCGGTTCGAGCGCAGGAGCACCTGCGAAGGTCGCTGTTCTGAGTAGCGGCATGATGGGATCACTGTCGGGTTCGGCTGTAGCGAATACGGCAACAACTGGAACGTTCACGATTCCCTTGATGCGACGCGCCGGGTTTCAACCAGCGATAGCAGGCGGAATTGAAGCCGCGGCGAGCTCTGGTGGGGCGTTGGTTCCGCCGATTATGGGCGCAGCGGCGTATATGATGCTGGAGATCGTAGAGCCTGCTGTCACGTATCTGGAGATTATCAAGGCGGCACTGCTTCCAGCAGTTCTATACTACACCGGAATGCTATGTATGGTGCATTTTTCAGCGCAGCTTGCAAGCCGAAAACTTGCTGTCGAAAGTGCTGCGAGAAGTCGGAGGCATGCGCCGGAGATTCCCCTTCACAGTTCTGAAGAAGTGAAAGATGAGAAGCACGGAAAACTGCTGACGCTACAAGGGGGGATCTTTCTCGCGGCGTTTGTTACACTTATTGGCGTGCTGCTGATGGGTGCTACGGCGTTCCGAGCGGTGAGTTGGAGTCTGTTGGTAGTCGTCGCGATAAGCCTGTTGGACTTCTTAATCCGCCGAATCCTTGGACGGCATTCTACAGAGGGTGAGGAGACCGCGCCCCTACAAGTTGGCGTTGGTATTTCGGATTTACGGAAAGGGATAAACTTCTTAATATCGCCTTGTGAACGGGCAGCACAGAGCGGTGTGTCATTAATTGCGGCTGCCGCGTGTGTCGGTATCATCTTAGGCGTGGTGACACTGACGGGCATCGGTGGCAAGTTGCCGTCGGCGATCTTACCGCTTGCGGCTACGAACCTGATGTTGGCACTGTTCTTCCTCATGATTTCAACGATTATTCTGGGGATGGGGTTGCCTTCATCGGTCTGTTATCTGCTCATGGCGATCTTAGTAGGGCCCGTGCTACTCGACTTGGGAGTCGTTCCGCTTGCGGCGCACTTTTTTATTTTCTATTTCGGGATGATGTCGATGGTGACCCCACCTGTCGCATTGGCGGCGTATGCTGCGTCTGCCATCGCGGGTTCAGGGATCATGGCGACGGGATTCGCGGCGTTCAGGTTCGCGCTCGTCGGTTTTGCGCTGCCTTACGCCTTTGTTTTGAGACCTGCACTGCTCTGGCTCAGTGAGAGTGGTGGGACACCGGGGTTATGGACAGTTTTCCTGAATTTTTCACTGACGCTCATCGGGACGGTTATCTTGGCAACTGCTATCGCGGGGTATATCTTTAACAAATTATCGCTTTGGGCGCGATGTATTCTGTTTGTTGCGGCATTCATTCTCTTTTTCGCCCCGACGGGTCTACAATTTATATGGATTCATGGGATAGTAATCCTCGCAAGTATTGCCGTTTTCTACTATAATTGGCGAACAAAGGGGGCAACTTATGAAACGTCCGATTAG
- a CDS encoding cytochrome d ubiquinol oxidase subunit II, which produces MLKYSRGFHRTALCLLVLCWRGFLTSPITLIVFGWGLAQYPYLVTPDLTFSNTAAPDAVLRPLLIVLGVGGVLWVPAFWYLYAVFKGTARKTR; this is translated from the coding sequence ATGCTTAAATACAGTAGGGGCTTTCACCGAACCGCACTATGCCTACTCGTGCTTTGCTGGCGAGGTTTCCTAACCTCGCCAATTACGCTGATCGTCTTCGGTTGGGGATTGGCACAGTATCCGTATCTCGTCACGCCGGACTTAACCTTTTCAAATACTGCTGCCCCGGATGCAGTGCTGCGTCCCTTGCTGATTGTATTGGGTGTGGGCGGTGTCCTGTGGGTCCCCGCATTCTGGTATCTCTATGCCGTTTTTAAGGGGACAGCGCGAAAGACACGGTAA
- a CDS encoding phytanoyl-CoA dioxygenase family protein, whose product MSVFDAEALEFWEENGYVVVPEAVPFENCRAAEQAVWDFLEMDREDPDSWYPDPPRRSIMVEIYQHQALWDNRQYPRVHQAFSEIWETEKLWVSFDRASMNPPERPNYAFTGPFLHWDMSLDDMPVRLKVQGVLYLADTPGNQGAFTCIPGFHRKLENWLSDLPDDANPREVVRDYQAEAVPVAGKAGDLVIWHSALPHGSSPNSAERPRMAQYITMSPAPENGNAESRIEGWRERLTGLGRETKEKEHYQGKTAELTSLGEKLLGLESWHA is encoded by the coding sequence ATGTCAGTTTTTGACGCAGAAGCCTTAGAATTTTGGGAAGAGAATGGTTACGTTGTTGTGCCAGAGGCGGTGCCATTTGAGAATTGCCGCGCGGCGGAACAGGCGGTCTGGGATTTTCTTGAAATGGACCGCGAGGATCCCGACAGTTGGTATCCCGATCCACCGCGTCGGAGCATTATGGTGGAAATTTATCAACACCAAGCGTTATGGGATAACCGTCAGTATCCGCGCGTGCATCAGGCGTTCTCTGAGATTTGGGAAACAGAGAAACTCTGGGTGAGTTTTGATCGGGCGAGTATGAACCCACCTGAACGCCCAAATTATGCGTTCACGGGTCCGTTTTTGCATTGGGATATGTCATTGGACGATATGCCGGTGCGCTTAAAGGTGCAAGGTGTTTTGTATCTAGCGGATACTCCTGGGAATCAGGGCGCTTTCACCTGTATTCCGGGTTTCCATCGGAAATTGGAAAACTGGTTGAGCGACTTACCTGATGACGCGAATCCGCGAGAAGTCGTGCGAGACTATCAAGCGGAGGCGGTGCCGGTCGCAGGGAAAGCCGGAGACCTGGTCATCTGGCATAGCGCATTGCCCCACGGCAGTAGCCCAAATTCCGCTGAGCGTCCCCGAATGGCGCAATACATCACGATGTCGCCAGCACCAGAAAATGGCAATGCTGAGTCCCGAATTGAAGGGTGGCGTGAACGCCTAACGGGCCTCGGAAGAGAGACAAAAGAGAAAGAGCATTACCAGGGTAAGACAGCCGAGTTGACCTCGTTAGGGGAAAAGCTGCTTGGGCTCGAATCGTGGCATGCTTAA